Sequence from the Tachyglossus aculeatus isolate mTacAcu1 chromosome 17, mTacAcu1.pri, whole genome shotgun sequence genome:
GTGCAGCCTGGAGGGGCAGGTTTGCTGTCATCATTCAGACAGCCCTACTTCCCCTGCTGAGCAAGCTGAGCTTGCAAGAGCTTCAACTCAACCCAGGGAGGGAGATGAAAGGATGATCATATGAGATCGCTGAAGGATGGGCCTCAACAACCTTCCACGGCCTCATGTGCTACCCCAAGCCTTCTGGATAGGTGAAGGTGACGAGAACCAAAGAGCCAGATATGACGGGGTGTGAAATTGAGtccactgctaaccttctcactgtgccttgatttcgcctatcttgctgccgacaaCCTcactcacttcctgcctctggcctggaatgcccttcctcctgaaatccgacagacaattactctcccccccttcaaagccttattgaaggcacatctccaggagatcttccctgactaaacccccaccttcctcttctcccgctcccttctgcgtcaccctgtcttggttccctcattcttccctcctcccagccccacagcacctatgtacaaatctgtaatttatttatattaaattctcccccccacccatctctagactgtaagctccttgtgggcagggaatgcatctgttttctggtgtattgtactctcccaaacgcttagtacagtggtctgcacacagtaagcgctcagtgtgggacaacctgatcaccttgtatacccccagcgcttagaacagtgccttgcacatagtaagcgcttaataagtgccattaaaaaaaaattgaataatgAATGGCACTCAAAAGTACAGTGTAGACACTATAGCTATCCAATACTTTGCCATTCCTTTCTTTTCAGCCACTTCAAGTccttccatttcttcttttttcataTTCCTTTACCTATCTCTACCGACAAGGATTTTTCCTAGTTAAGCACTGTGAATCCGGCAACATCCTGATTAAAGAGCTGTGCTCTCAAATTGTGCTGGAATCAAAGCCATCGtccttcactcaatcatatttattaagagcttagtttgtgcagaacactgtactgaacacatggaagagtatactataacagagttgccagacatattccctatcctgCTCCGTTCACAAGCTGTTATTCCTCCTCATTTTTCCTTCCCAGTGTGTCTTACCAACTGTCCACCTTTTTATTGTGAGTTTCACTCTTTTGGAGAGAAGTGACCACCACCTGTGGCCCATGGGTCTACAATGTATACCTGTTATGGACAATTGTCTTTCAGTGGCCTACTCGCAGTCTGTAGATAAGGTACAGGAGGATGGATCCACATCTGgagaggccgggggcggggaagGCCCTGCCCCCATGGAGAAGCCCTGGACTCCATGGATTTTTCACTGGTCTGGCTTCTGACTGTTGGCAGTGATTGGGGGCCCACAGTCCTGTTTGCAGAGATCAGTGAAGCTTCTTGGTGCCACACGTCATCTTCCCATTTACACAAATGGGCAAATTGGTATTgggctagaatcaatcagtcagttagtggtatttattgatctcttcctGGGTCAGAACACCGTGTTAAGaattggggagaatacaattacAATagctgggagacacaatcccAAAGAATGTACAGCCTACAGGagtcacacattaaaataaatgacagatgggggaaacagtagagtataaggacatgtctctctctcccttctccagcccatacttcactctgttgcctgaatcatttttctgaaaatactTTCAGtttttatctccccactcctcaaaaccctccaggttgcccatccacctctgcatcaagcagaaaccccttagCCTCAGCTTTAAGGCcgtcaatcagctcactccctcatATGAATTTCCTCCAACTTTCTTGGCCAAAGAAGAATATGGGGGGCAAGGAGGAAGTAGGGTGGGAGACGGGAATGGCTCAGAATATATGTgcatttcccctccatccaagttTAAGGCACCAACTGTTGAAGGCTACTTGAAGCCAAAAGTTACTTATGTGTCTGTTTTGCCTGGGTTTTTAGTATAGTATTTTTTTTGTCTGCCTTCATTGTCTTTTGGGACTATACCTACATGCAAGACACTATATTCCAgaaaagttttaaaaaaatgttcttgCAAGATGGGCTATTTTCTGAAGCATTGGACTTTTTGAAATTacacacttaaaaataccatagcaTAGTCATTTTAAGAAGGCAACACAGTTTATCAGAAAAGTGGATGTAAAATGTATAGAGTTGTcctatgtgtatatctatatgtatTTACAGTACCTGTATTTCTTGACTGAATCATGGCTAAATGACTCAATAACACTCTTAAAATAGATTTAATACTGCAGTCTCTGGGTTTGACCTGTTGAATTCTTGAAAACAAATCCTCAAGCACAGCTTTCTCAGATTATTAGGAAAAGTATAACCTTTGTTTCTACCCTGGATTTGTTCTCAAACCATTAATACAGTTGGGAGTGCATTTCAACTATCGGTTGCTCCTTCACCCGGCATATAGTCTCACTAAAATGCCCATTAAAAGGATTAAAATCGCTGCTATGAGCACCAATCCCCGCCAAAGGACTAACTCCTTCAGAGATAAAATTTTCACATCCTCTGCACAGGGCAGTGAAAGTGGGTCTCCCTGCTGGCCCTCACCGCACTTCACAGCATCTCTCAGCAAAATATCTCCATCGTTTTCAGAGACCACTGCAAGACATGATACAGATCACTGGGATTAGTTTCAGTCAGTTGCAAAAACAAGCATTTTTTCTTACTTTCCTGTAGGGAAGCATATACTGCATGGAAATCGACTCAGAAAGGTGGTGCTGGGGAGAATCCAGGGAAAGGAATCAtgaaggagaaggggctggggaatATGATGTTGATTGGCAGGAAATTAAAGGGATTCAGGCAGAACTAATCCAGGGAAGGCAAATCTCCCATGGAACTACGGCTTTGTGAGTGGACCTTCCttatgcgaccctgagaggggctgaccACCTCTCTTTAAAAGGGGGAGCAGGTCACTTGAGCAAGTCTGGTGGTTTCCCACAACCAGGGCTAAGTCCAGTGGGTGAGAGGAGGTCGGGAGTCATACCTGAAGCAGCTGGGCTCTGATCGACAGCACGGTCGTGCTTCCAACCCCCAATCATTTTTAGTTTTAAGTTGGTGCGTTCTTGAGCCTGAAAACATAAACTCAACATGAGCTGCTAAAATCCCTCCCCTAAACAGTTTGTCAAGTCAGTCAGtgagcagtatttactgagagcccactgagGGCAGAGGACCGTAACCAGTAACCAGGCACCCTGAAGGATGGAAAAGGATGAAGAAACTTCTGGTTTCCACCGTCAAGGCACTTAGAATCTAATAGGGACCAAAAGACGAACTCATGAACAAGTTCATTTGAGAGGCAAGAGAGAAAATAATAACATAAAAATGTCTTGTTATAATGAAAAGTTTTGTGGCAaatataatgaaaattgtggcAATTCATGGTCAAGTGCATTGGTTTCAGCCACAGTGTCAGAACCTAAGTTTAATTCTGGATAAAATTCAATTATTGAAAAAGCCTTGTTAAAGATAAGGATCAGGGATTCATTTATGGGGTGTGTATGTCAAAGACAATATCAGCTGATCACAACTGCCTGCATTAGCCATGTGGTATTTTATTTTcaatgacttgctccaggtttCAGAGAGGTACCCGTATCTACTAAGGGGTCCCTGGAGGGATTAGACTGAAAACCTGGATTTTCACTGATAAATTTCCATCAGCGAGGCCAATTTGAAAAGCTGACTCCCACCATCCACTCCTGCAGCTCACAGGGCTAAAAATTCTCAGCAGGGAAGGGCTAAAGTTACACTGGCTCATAGGGAATGAATGATTCTCCCAGTTCCTTCCAGGTCAGTTAGCAACTCAGTTTAAcatgggaggtggggtggaaaaATGCCCTCAGCTTTTCTTATCTCTGGATAAACACAAGACAGTGACCTCAGTGCTGCCCGTTTGGCCCACTACACCAGTACTACATTTACTAAAAAAAGAGACAGATTTGTAATAAAACAGAAAAGTCTGGCcaagaacagagagagggagagagtaaatcTGTTCTTGTTTATATTCTTAGGATGGAAACAtgagaaaattattttttttggaATGCGTTACGGGCACCATTACCTCTTCACAGGCCTTTTTCCAATTCAGCCGGGTAACAAAGCCCAGAAAGCAAGCCGCTTGCAAGACGCAACAGATCAGTATTCCCAACCACAGACctagaaaatggagataatgAAGAAGTTTCAGGTCATGCGGGCTGATGAACACCTTTGTGGACCCCccgtccctctctgtccctctggccTGAGGTTTTGCTTCCACTGGAGTCTGGGCTAGTAGTAGCCTGCTGGCTTGGGGTAAGGATCAGGTTGGGGATGGAaggccctgattttttttttttatggtattttttaagcccttattatgtgccaggcaccgtactgagcgctggggtagatacaagctaatcaggttctcagctaatcacagtccttgtcccacatggggcttacggtcttaatccccattttacagatgaggtaactgaggtccagagaagttaagtgccttgcccaaggtcacacagcagacaagtggcagagtggggattaaaacccagatccttctgacttccaggcgcatgctctattcATATAGGTCACATTGCTTTTCACCTGATTCTGGCGTCACCAGGAAGGCCTCGAGAGCTGTGTGGCCTCACTACCCTGCAGCTCTGCACAAATAAAGGCTTCCCTGTCCACCCCAaaatgcctcatcatcatcatcaatcgtatttattgagcgcttactatgtgcagagcactgtactaagcgcttgggaagtacaaattggcaacataatgcctGTGTGtatatgcgcgcacacacacacacacactctctctcttgcacacacacacacattttctctctccctctcggcaTTTTGGCCCCAGATCTAGTCAGATGGGGAAACATACCAGCTAACCCATTATTACAAACTTCCATCAGCAGCACAGCGATAAAAATGTTCCACCAGAAGGGATCAGTTGCCGCTGTTTTTCTCTGGATGTGGAAAGAAGTCCAGTTAGGGCCTAGAACAGGACTGGTTTATTTATGCCACTAACCAACCTATACTCGTCACTGTGATGGAAACTTTGTGTCCTTTAGCCTGTACCTTTGCAAAATAATTGTTCATTAGCACACTTTCACTGAAGAGTCACACCACATAGTTCTACTCTCCTGTTAGCatgtaagttctttatgggcagggaatgtctatatGTTAACCTTCCCAAAAAACctagtagtaaataataataattatttattaagcacttactatgtgccaaccactgtactaagtgctggggtggatgcaagcaaatcgggttagaaacCGTTCCTGTCTcactgcggctcacagtctcaatccccattttacagatgaggcaactgaggcacagagaagtgaagtgacttgcccagggtcacacagcagatgggtggcaaagccaggattagaacccaccactctGACccactggcctgtgctctatccagcacaccatgctgcttctcagaatgctGCTACCATTGTTACTACTATCGGTGCCCGAGCCGAGCAAGAACTGCCGGCTATAGCTGCAAATTGGGACTCCTGAATTCTACTTCCAGAAGCCCTTAGGGGTTCTCGGGAGCAGAAaagagtggctctttttgagcaaaagttTCATAAGGATTAGGCGGTAAGAGGCAAAAGctgaaacagtgccaggcactgcagatcACAAACACCACAACAACGTAGTGACCGTGACTATGGGTTCTCATTGGCCTTTTTAGGCACACATGTACCCATAGATGAAGAACCATCAGtggcataataaaaataataactgacaattgtggtatttgttaagcactcactacgggttaagcactgtactaagttttgggatagatgcaagataatcaagtcccacttgggactcacactctaagtaggagggagaacagaagagtcaccatttgcggatgagggaaagtgaagcacagacaaggtaagtgacttgcccaaggtttgtagcagagtcagtattagaacccagggtctctggcttcctggcctgtgctctttccactaagccacagcatcTTCTGCAGGTACGGAGGACAACCTTTACAGCACGAAGGTTAGCATTTCTATCGTAGTCATGGAATGATGAGCTCCTACGGAGCATTTTAAGATGCTCAGAGAAAAGGTGTTAACAAACGATGCATCGTCATTTTGGCAGCACTTGGGGCATGTCAATGTAAGGAAAAATTTCAGAATTTCTTAAAAGAGTGAAAATTTGCAAGTCAGAATACACATTTCCCCAGGAAATGGCTGCAAAAAATATACCTGTCACTCCAAGTTTGGTCATGAACATCAGTGATATCCCaatggggagaccgacaacatAAAATCCAATGGCATTGAAGATGGCCCCAATCTTCTGATTTCCTgttcctcttaaaatcccaccagATGTGCACTGTAAAATACAATCATGGAAAAGAGGGTCACATCAGCAATTTAGCATAAATTATCCCCCAAACACCTGGATTAGGCTTCCCGTCCCCATGAGGGTCTCAGAAGTCTGATTTCCTATTGTAAATCTCTTGGTGTTACTGGAGTCCAAGTGTTTGGGGATTTGACTGTTCCCAAAATGACCTGTACTGTGTTGTTCTTCTCATTTAGTCCCTCCTCCCTTTTGTATTTTATACAGTCGGAAAAAAAATTCATTGAAGCACCCCAATCCATCCCCGAGGAAGACTGCAGAATACTCACAGAAAAGCCATCAAACAGGTGGGAAGAAGCATAAATTGGAACAACCTGAGCAACCAGAGCAATAATTTCACTATTAGGAAAAGAGAGCGGGAGTTAGTAACTTAAGGGCCTACAGGTGACCTGGTTAGGGCACCACAATAGGGGCTTTTGTGGGGGCAGAAATTGAAGTTCTCCAACATTTGGACTCTGgtcatttgggagggaagacttgTCATCAGGTCCAATGAAAAAGCCAGACTTAAACTTTCAGTTTAGGCTGACATTTCACCGAACACCTTGTTCTACATCCCCTGGAgacagtgtttaataataacaattatatcaTTGATATTCTGGTATTTACTACGTGCTGATGATGCCAAATGTTACATTAAgtactggaataaatacaagctacGCAGACCaggcacggtccccgtccccacagagcttatgatctaagaggtagggtgcctccattttacagatgaggatactgaggctcagagaggtgaagtgacttgctcaaggtctgtGGAAAAACTAGGATATCCCCGTTCTACTTCATGTATATCCCACTTCAGAATTTCTGTTCTGGCCCTAGGAttattggtttgtttgttttttcggtTTTGCATTCCTTAGGATATCTTTCCTAATTTATCCAAATGTTTTCCTAAACTACCTCACTTCagctgctgcttctttatgcGCTTAGCTAGTACTGTCAGCTTCTGCTTTCATAAAAGGTCACCGGCCCAAGGACTGGGTTGTAgacttggttttttttgttttcagatttacttctcttttcccttcatgACTATGAATTCTGCTTAGTAACTCTTGATTTGTCCTTCCATTTCAATGAAAGATCGGTCCAAGTTATACATTCCTACTTCCCCACCTCTATTATTTGTCCTGAAAAATCCAATGTATTTCCAGCCTCCTTTATTTTCTAAAGTCCAAGGCTGAACTTTGCTTGTGTTGacctttatttctctttcttgtctccctctccccgctgCTTTGGGCGTCAACATTCTCTAGAATGGCTACCTCATAACGGATATCAAAACTCTTTCACTGGAGACCAGGGGTTTAGTAACTTCCTTTTCCAATTTCCACTCTTGTAAGGTCTGTTCTGCTTTTTGGTGGGCAAGATTTTCTCTGTCATTGGTATATCCTGGAAGGATCTAAAGCTGCCTCTCTGTTTGACTCATTGTTCTACCTGGAAGGGCCTTGACACCCCCACATTCCGTTCAACCGCTCGCTGCAGGTGGTCACCCAGGCTTGCAATAGCTTTCTCCAGTTTTATTGGCACCGTTCAGCTTTCCTGTTCTTTCCCCATTTCCTTTCTGGGAAGAATTATTGAACACCGTCTTCAGAGCTAAGTGTGGAAAATATTTTTTCCTGGGGAATTGAGTGGGAAAGGGAATCGGCTCTTTTGCTTTTGCCTGGCTTTTGAAACTGCAGTTCCCGTACGAATTAGCGTGGGTTTGGGGAGTTTCAGAACTCACCTGTCACTGGTGAAAATGTACCCAACCACATCCTTAGAGCTGGCAAGGACAATGCACATGACTACAGCACACAGCTCTGGAAAACAGGGGGTGGGAGACAACTAGAGAAAACTCTGTTTTGGGAGCGTCTGCCATGTCCTCCCCAATTCCGGGTCCCCCGCCGTCTTTGCCCCCACCACACCTTCCTGATCCGGCTAGTAGGAAAGTGGGGTCAGTTGCCCAGATCCTGCCCCTCCAATGTTCCAGGACGAAGAGCTTTGGTCAtacgaggagggaagggaagacttGAGATAGAGAGAATCACAGTATCGATTGGGATTCTCACTCCAATACTTCCGCTGACAAAGATGTCCACCCCCAGGGCACTAGCGCATACTGATCTGACCCTTCCCCCATCACCCtttcccttatttttttttaatggtatttggtaagcacttactctgagtcaagcactgttttagttctggggtagatacaagataattaggttaaacatagttcctgtcccacatagggctgacagtctaagttggagggaggaggatttaatccccatttttcaaataaggtaactgaggcagagagaagtgacttatccaaggccacaaagctggaattagaacccagatcctgtgactcccaggcttgtgctttttccactaggccatgctgcttttccagatgGCAGGACCTGGGGCCCAGACCAAGCATAAAGCCTAACCCCTCTCATTACCCTCTTCCTCCAGCACAGCTCcgaacaaacagagaagcagtgggacctaatggatagagcacagtcagaaggcactggattgtaatcctgtctgctggtgacctcgggcaagtcacttaacttctccctgcctcagttatctcttctgtaaaatggggattaagactgtgagccccatgtgagacatggactgtgcctgacctgattaacttgtatctaccccagtgtttagtacagtgcacttaacaataccattaaaaaaaaaaaagcaaatccaAAGAGACATCATGGGTTGAGAAGGAGTGAGAGCAAGTGTGGTTTTCCTTAGACACGCATCCCTCAACTGACTACTCCGAAGCTCCCCGGGATAAGGGAACGGTTGGATCTCTTGGCTCTCTAACACACAACCAAAAGCACCTGCGGTCAGCAAAGCAACAGCAGATGACCTCTTTGCCTGCTCCATCTCCCCAGCTCCCAGCGCGTTGCCCACTCGGACGCTGACGGCCACGCTGAACCCCGCAGGGATCTGAAACCCAGATGAAACCAGCAGGTTAGAAGCTGTAAAAGAGCGGTAACTGAAGTGACACTACACTCCGGCCTAGGAAGCTCTATCTACTGAAAAGAGGTCAGTGAGAGATTTACGCACTTCAGTCTTGTCATCCCCGGAATTGGGGGAAGCTCGGGAGATgtaggggaagatggggagatagatagagaagcagcaaggcctaatggacagagcacgggcctggaattcagaaggacctgggttctaatcccaactctgccacatgtctgttgtgtggccttgggcaaatcacttcacttctctgagcctcagttacctcatctttaaaatgaggattaaaactgtaagccccatgcgggacagggactgtgttcaacatgacaaccttgtatctactccagtgcttagtacagtgcctggcacataattagcacttaacgaatacccttAAAGAAAAAAGATAGGCTGGGAATCTGTTTTTACTTAATGGACTTTATTCTCCACTCTCTGCGGGAAGGAGGCTCGGGCATCCTTGCCAACTGGGGCATCAGACAAATTTCTCCATGTCTACGGGTTTTCCCCAGTCATTCCACGTCTAATGCCGATCTGGGATCTTCCCTTTGCTGTGCTGGGCTTCCACAATGGCTTAGTGGACTTTGCTCTACGAAATGTCAATGAAGCTTAGTCTTTCAAGTTGATCCCATTAAGTCCTGCTTTCCACAGGTGCCCAACCAGGTGTCTGCAAACCTTAAATTGCAGAATTGCTGGACTTTCTGAGCAGGGGGGTGatgctgaggaagagggaggggaggactttGAGCTGAAAGTCACATGATGCAACCCAGACTGTCCCAAGCAGAGGAAGGTCTCTTCACCCTGTTTCTCCTAGCTGTCCTGCAGCCCAAACAGAGCAGCATGGAGGCTGGGGTTTGGGAGATGGACCGGGACCCTAGAGGAAGAGTTTTACTCCAGAGATACGATGGAGGTAGAGAAACGGGGAATGGGGGTGGGTAGACAGAGAAGAGAATGTACAGTTCCTCTGCCAAGATATCCGCCCCAACCtcggccccgcagcacttaggttcatcagtcagtcaatcaatcagttggatctcttcagcgcttattatgtgcagagcactgtactaagcgctcaagagtaccatatagcagagttggtagacacagtccctgcccacaaagacctagtcgggacggagagacagacatgaataaaaataaatacatttcagatatgtacatgagagctgtgaggctgagggagggatgaattagactgtgggcttttagactgtgagcccactgttgggcagggactgtctctatatgttgccaatttgtacttcccaagcgcttagtacagtgctctgcacacagtaagcgctcaataaatacgactgatgatgatgatgatgatgatgaatgaaggccacaaatccaagtgcaggggcgacctagaagggagtaggagatgaggaaacgagggcttagtcagggaaggtctcttggaggagatatggacATATGAATTTACCTACAGAGtacatattataaatgatttatttatattaatgtctgtctccacctctagactgtaagctcactgtgaacagggaatcatcatcatcatcaatcgtatttattgagcgcttactatgtgcagagcactgtactaagcgcttgggaagtacaaattggcaacatatagagacagtacctacccaacagtgggctcacagtctaaaagggggatgggtctgccaactctgttgtactgtcccaagcacttagtatagtgttctgcacacagcaagcactcaataaataccattgatgatggtacaCAACAGTGGAGATTCTTCTGGGGCTTCCTTTGGCTCCTGTGCTTATCTCACCCCCAACATCGTGAGGGGAAGCAGGAATCCGAGCCTCTCCAGAACGTACACCTTTATAGCACTTGGAATCCGGCACCCAACATAAACTCAGGCTTACCATGTACACAATAGTGGACAATTCATACACAACACTCTgggctcccagctccaccatactGATGGTGCCTGATGGAGAGAAACGGTTATCTCAGAGGGGTGAAATGCACAGAATCCCCAGTCCCCGGAGGGGCGTCTGCCCTTCACCCCCACCCAAATCATCACCCTGGGCCGCACTGACCACTGAGGAAGCTCCCAATCTCGTAGGCCCACCACTCGATGCACAGCATGAACATGCCGGGGATGGCCAGGCGGAGAAAAGAGCCCCAATCCTGCAGGCACTCCCAGGTCCACCCTGAGGCAAGAGACCAGAGTGACTCCTGGAAGATTCTCCGAGGCTCCCGTCCATTCCCGCCCGGGCCGCATCCAGCCAGGGGAGGTCGGCGCGAGGGCGGCTGCTACCTCCCCACGTTGCCCGGTGTAGCTTCCTCCAGAGGatgtagaggaagaggaggagagccaggatgaaCTGGGAAATGGAATTCGCCAGAGCCGATCCCCTGGAAGGAAGAGTTGCAGTCACAGTTGGTTCAGGTGCCTTCGCCGTTTCCCAGCTCCCACGGGTCCCTTCACTGGGCCACACCTGGCGGGTGGGGGAGACTCACGGGCAATGCACTGgcaacactggagaagcagtgggacctACTGGAAAAGCctggggcctagaagtcagaggacctgggttctaatcccggctctgccacttgcttgccttgtgaccttggggaagtcacttcacttctctgtgcctcactttcctcaaatgtaaaacggagactcaatacctgttctccctcctacttggactgggagccccagggggaaAAGGGATTCTGTtccacatgattaacttgtatccatctaccccagggcttataacagtgcttgacacatagtcagcactaaacaaatactacaattacttttAACAGGCCATAAGGCCTTTCTGCAGAGCTCACCCAGAAGAACATCAGCCTCCCACCCTTGGCCACGTTGGTCAGAGGTGCTGGCCCAGAGAGGCTCTGACCCAAAGGGTTCAAGGGACCAGCCAGTGGTCTTGGTGGGCAGCACCAGGccttataataattttggtatttgttatgtgcttactatgtactaagcgctggggtagatacaagataaccaggtcgatccctcatggggctcacacagtctaggtaggagggagagcctgtattggatctccattttacagatgaggaaactgaggcctagagaagtgaagtggcttgtccacggtcacgtggcagacaagtggcagagctgggattagaacccaggtccgtgctttttccactaggcctcgctggccttaataataatggcatttattaagcgcttact
This genomic interval carries:
- the SLC47A1 gene encoding multidrug and toxin extrusion protein 1 isoform X1, translating into MIFLISFISSVFCGHLGKLELDAVSLAIAVINVIGISVGFGLSTGCDTLLSQAFGSRNLKLVGVVLQRGILILLLCCFPCWALLINTESILLLLQQDPELARLTQIYVMTFIPALPATFLYVLQVKYLQNQRIVLPQIVIGIIANILNALINYIFLYQLKLGVLGSALANSISQFILALLLFLYILWRKLHRATWGGWTWECLQDWGSFLRLAIPGMFMLCIEWWAYEIGSFLSGTISMVELGAQSVVYELSTIVYMIPAGFSVAVSVRVGNALGAGEMEQAKRSSAVALLTAELCAVVMCIVLASSKDVVGYIFTSDSEIIALVAQVVPIYASSHLFDGFSCTSGGILRGTGNQKIGAIFNAIGFYVVGLPIGISLMFMTKLGVTGLWLGILICCVLQAACFLGFVTRLNWKKACEEAQERTNLKLKMIGGWKHDRAVDQSPAASVVSENDGDILLRDAVKCGEGQQGDPLSLPCAEDVKILSLKELVLWRGLVLIAAILILLMGILVRLYAG
- the SLC47A1 gene encoding multidrug and toxin extrusion protein 1 isoform X2, whose amino-acid sequence is MYFQVINVIGISVGFGLSTGCDTLLSQAFGSRNLKLVGVVLQRGILILLLCCFPCWALLINTESILLLLQQDPELARLTQIYVMTFIPALPATFLYVLQVKYLQNQRIVLPQIVIGIIANILNALINYIFLYQLKLGVLGSALANSISQFILALLLFLYILWRKLHRATWGGWTWECLQDWGSFLRLAIPGMFMLCIEWWAYEIGSFLSGTISMVELGAQSVVYELSTIVYMIPAGFSVAVSVRVGNALGAGEMEQAKRSSAVALLTAELCAVVMCIVLASSKDVVGYIFTSDSEIIALVAQVVPIYASSHLFDGFSCTSGGILRGTGNQKIGAIFNAIGFYVVGLPIGISLMFMTKLGVTGLWLGILICCVLQAACFLGFVTRLNWKKACEEAQERTNLKLKMIGGWKHDRAVDQSPAASVVSENDGDILLRDAVKCGEGQQGDPLSLPCAEDVKILSLKELVLWRGLVLIAAILILLMGILVRLYAG